One genomic region from Candidatus Cetobacterium colombiensis encodes:
- a CDS encoding endonuclease MutS2 → MNIHSYKVLEFNKLREELSHYVTIEENQEKILELEPFKDINSLRKELDIIKDFMDFLKFDGGFEPNGMKDISNITRKAQLVGMYLEPEDLWALNINLRIFRIFKGRLETLEKYKDLRNKFMSVPTLKNFEDLINKAIDPDKNIKDDASIDLRELRTQKKNMVANIKRKFEEIFSNPNYSKAIQEKIITTRDGRSVIPIKTDFKGLIKGIEHDRSSSGSTVFIEPISIVSLNNKMRELEVREREEIRKILLRLTDQVRLNTSIINEIGTSIIYLDILNGKSQYGIEKKCSIPEINNKEMLSLVKARHPFIGESIVVPLTFEIGKDYNTLLITGPNTGGKTVALKTAGLLTLMTLAGIPIPADEKTSIGFFNGVFADIGDEQSIEQSLSSFSAHLKNIQEILNSVTKASLVLLDELGSGTDPMEGSAFAMAVIDYLKDRKCKSMITTHYSEVKAYGYNEVDIETASMEFNVETLSPTYRLLIGVPGESNALTIAKRLGVSDAIIERAKSYISDEDKKVEKMISNIKDKSIELESKQEEVEALKAQAQKDKEEYEEKLRVLEKEKNKILKEAYEKAELMMRDMQNKAAALVSKIQKEDKTKEDMKEVQKKLNMLRTSLQEEKTENVEIKPKVARKIDYKVGDRIFVNSLNQYAIVNKINLNKETLNIQAGILKLEVSMDDVKTVVEPKKKEYRPINAHSKTRVKNEVDLRGKLVDEGIYELETYMDRALMNGYTEIYVIHGKGTGALRTGIMEFLKTSRYVKSFRAGGHNEGGIGCTVVTLK, encoded by the coding sequence ATGAATATTCATAGCTATAAGGTATTAGAATTCAATAAATTAAGAGAAGAATTATCGCATTATGTAACAATTGAAGAAAATCAAGAGAAAATATTAGAGTTAGAACCTTTTAAAGATATAAATTCTTTAAGAAAAGAATTAGATATTATAAAAGATTTTATGGATTTTTTAAAATTTGATGGTGGATTTGAACCAAATGGAATGAAAGATATATCTAATATAACAAGAAAAGCTCAACTTGTAGGAATGTATTTAGAACCAGAAGATTTATGGGCTTTAAATATAAATCTTAGAATTTTTAGAATTTTTAAAGGTAGGTTAGAAACTTTAGAAAAATATAAAGATTTAAGAAATAAGTTTATGAGTGTACCAACACTTAAAAATTTTGAAGATTTAATTAATAAAGCGATCGATCCTGATAAAAATATAAAAGATGATGCCTCAATTGATTTAAGAGAACTGAGAACTCAAAAAAAGAATATGGTAGCAAATATAAAAAGAAAATTTGAAGAAATATTTTCTAATCCAAATTACTCAAAAGCTATTCAAGAGAAGATTATAACAACAAGAGATGGTAGAAGTGTAATTCCTATCAAAACAGATTTTAAAGGACTTATAAAAGGAATAGAGCACGATAGATCATCAAGTGGTTCAACTGTATTTATCGAGCCAATATCGATAGTTTCATTAAATAATAAAATGAGAGAATTAGAAGTTAGAGAAAGAGAAGAGATAAGAAAAATCTTATTAAGATTAACGGATCAAGTTAGACTTAATACATCTATTATAAATGAAATTGGAACTTCAATTATATATTTAGATATATTGAATGGAAAATCTCAATATGGTATTGAAAAAAAATGCTCGATTCCAGAAATAAATAATAAAGAGATGTTATCTCTAGTGAAGGCAAGACACCCTTTTATAGGAGAATCAATTGTAGTTCCACTAACTTTTGAAATAGGAAAAGATTATAATACTTTATTGATAACAGGTCCTAATACTGGAGGAAAAACAGTTGCTTTAAAAACAGCTGGACTATTAACACTTATGACTTTAGCGGGAATTCCAATTCCTGCAGATGAAAAAACAAGTATTGGATTCTTTAACGGAGTATTTGCTGATATTGGTGATGAGCAAAGTATAGAACAATCGTTATCATCATTCTCAGCACATTTGAAAAATATTCAAGAGATTTTAAATTCAGTAACAAAAGCTTCTTTAGTTTTACTTGACGAATTAGGTTCAGGAACAGATCCAATGGAAGGGTCAGCATTTGCAATGGCTGTAATAGATTATTTAAAAGACAGAAAATGTAAGTCAATGATAACTACTCACTATAGTGAGGTAAAAGCTTATGGTTACAATGAAGTTGATATAGAAACAGCTTCAATGGAGTTTAATGTAGAAACTTTATCTCCAACTTACAGACTTTTAATTGGTGTTCCAGGAGAAAGTAATGCCTTAACAATAGCTAAAAGATTGGGTGTTTCAGATGCAATTATAGAAAGAGCTAAAAGCTATATAAGTGATGAGGATAAAAAAGTTGAGAAAATGATTTCTAATATAAAAGATAAGTCTATAGAATTAGAATCAAAGCAAGAAGAAGTTGAAGCTTTAAAAGCTCAAGCTCAAAAAGATAAAGAAGAGTATGAAGAAAAATTAAGAGTACTAGAAAAAGAAAAAAATAAAATTTTAAAAGAAGCTTATGAAAAAGCAGAATTAATGATGAGAGATATGCAAAATAAAGCTGCTGCTTTAGTTAGTAAAATTCAAAAAGAAGATAAAACTAAAGAAGATATGAAAGAAGTTCAAAAGAAATTAAATATGCTTAGAACATCATTACAAGAAGAGAAAACAGAAAATGTAGAAATAAAACCAAAAGTAGCAAGAAAAATAGATTACAAAGTTGGAGATAGAATATTTGTAAATAGTTTAAATCAATATGCAATTGTAAATAAGATAAACCTAAATAAAGAAACGTTAAATATTCAAGCTGGAATATTAAAATTAGAAGTTTCAATGGATGATGTTAAAACTGTAGTAGAACCAAAGAAAAAAGAATATAGACCTATAAATGCTCATTCAAAAACTAGAGTAAAAAATGAAGTAGATTTAAGAGGAAAGCTAGTAGATGAAGGAATTTATGAATTAGAAACATATATGGATAGAGCATTAATGAATGGATACACTGAGATATATGTAATTCATGGAAAAGGAACAGGAGCTTTAAGAACAGGGATAATGGAATTTTTAAAGACATCGAGATATGTTAAAAGCTTTAGAGCTGGTGGGCATAACGAGGGAGGAATTGGATGTACAGTGGTAACTCTAAAATAA
- the rpmB gene encoding 50S ribosomal protein L28 produces the protein MQRCEITGKGITFGNQISHSHRVTGRIWKPNLQTTKIVINGVTVKVKVCTKTLKTLKSANEVEVMQILKANANTLSARLRKVLSK, from the coding sequence ATGCAAAGATGTGAAATTACTGGTAAGGGAATTACTTTCGGAAATCAAATTTCTCACTCTCACAGAGTAACAGGAAGAATTTGGAAACCAAACTTACAAACAACTAAGATTGTTATCAACGGTGTTACTGTTAAAGTTAAAGTTTGTACAAAAACTTTAAAGACTTTAAAATCTGCTAACGAAGTTGAAGTTATGCAAATTCTTAAAGCTAACGCTAATACTTTAAGTGCTAGACTTAGAAAAGTATTAAGCAAGTAA
- a CDS encoding Mini-ribonuclease 3, translated as MVNLNVREANGLVLAYLGDSVWELSIRTYFINKGYNIKNLNKLVKEHVNAQAQSRYLKNIINELDEDKMTLVNRAKNSNIKTFPKSCSIMEYKDATAFEALIGALYVEGKIDEINKIVEINLG; from the coding sequence ATGGTCAATTTAAACGTGCGTGAAGCCAATGGATTAGTTTTAGCATATTTAGGTGATTCAGTGTGGGAACTTTCTATTAGAACATATTTTATAAATAAGGGATATAATATAAAAAATTTAAATAAACTCGTAAAAGAGCATGTAAATGCTCAAGCTCAAAGTAGATATTTAAAAAATATCATAAATGAGTTAGATGAAGATAAAATGACATTAGTAAACAGAGCAAAAAATAGTAATATAAAAACTTTTCCTAAATCATGTAGTATTATGGAATATAAAGATGCGACAGCTTTTGAAGCTTTAATTGGAGCACTTTACGTCGAAGGAAAAATAGATGAAATAAATAAAATAGTGGAAATAAACTTAGGTTAA
- a CDS encoding nitrilase-related carbon-nitrogen hydrolase: protein MKVFLAQTKPILGDTKKNLERIIQIVEEEILKKTDIVVFPELSLTGYLLEEMVYDVAINEVPKELLELSKKISIIFGAVELGEDLYHYNTAFYLEGGELKHKHRKVYLPTYGLFDEGRYFKEGESVRAFDTKFGKVGMLICEDIFHQSNSYILAQDGAQVIFTITNSPTRMTSKGLEIENLWESICKATAVSNACFVVMVNRVGVEDGVNFWGGSFAVSPSGDIIKKLEQFRNDGQEVLIEKKEIVKVRFASGSCKNEKIDLVLNELHRIKKSR, encoded by the coding sequence ATGAAAGTTTTTTTAGCTCAAACAAAGCCAATATTAGGGGATACAAAGAAAAATTTAGAAAGAATAATACAGATAGTAGAAGAGGAAATATTAAAAAAAACTGATATAGTTGTATTTCCAGAGCTATCTTTAACAGGATATTTATTGGAAGAAATGGTTTATGATGTTGCTATAAACGAAGTTCCTAAAGAATTACTAGAACTGTCTAAAAAAATATCAATAATATTTGGAGCGGTAGAATTAGGAGAAGATTTATATCACTATAATACAGCTTTTTATTTAGAAGGTGGAGAATTAAAACATAAACATAGAAAAGTTTATTTACCAACTTATGGACTTTTTGATGAAGGAAGATACTTTAAAGAAGGAGAAAGTGTAAGAGCTTTTGATACAAAGTTTGGTAAGGTAGGAATGTTAATCTGTGAAGATATTTTCCATCAGAGTAATTCATATATATTAGCTCAAGATGGAGCTCAAGTTATTTTTACAATAACAAATAGTCCTACAAGAATGACGAGTAAAGGATTAGAAATAGAAAATTTATGGGAATCAATTTGTAAAGCTACAGCAGTTAGTAATGCTTGTTTTGTTGTCATGGTTAACAGAGTGGGAGTAGAAGATGGTGTAAATTTCTGGGGTGGAAGTTTTGCAGTTAGTCCATCTGGAGATATAATAAAAAAATTAGAACAATTCAGAAATGATGGTCAAGAAGTTCTAATTGAAAAGAAAGAGATTGTGAAAGTTAGATTTGCATCGGGATCATGTAAAAATGAAAAAATAGATTTAGTACTGAATGAATTACATAGAATAAAAAAAAGTAGATAA
- the rpsR gene encoding 30S ribosomal protein S18, whose amino-acid sequence MAEFRRRRAKLRVKAEEIDYKNVDLLKRFVSDKGRINPSRVTGANAKLQRKIAKAVKRARNIALIPYTRVEK is encoded by the coding sequence ATGGCAGAATTCAGAAGAAGAAGAGCAAAATTAAGAGTTAAAGCTGAGGAAATCGATTACAAAAATGTTGATTTATTAAAGAGATTCGTTTCTGATAAAGGAAGAATCAATCCTTCTAGAGTAACTGGAGCTAACGCTAAGTTACAAAGAAAGATAGCTAAAGCTGTTAAGAGAGCTAGAAACATCGCTCTTATTCCATACACAAGAGTAGAGAAGTAA
- the mreB gene encoding rod shape-determining protein: MGFKLKLPGFSRSIGIDLGTANTLVYSKKHGKIILNEPSVVAVERESRKVLAVGNEAKDMLGKTPDSIVAVKPLSEGVIADYDITEAMIKYFIKKVFGKYSLFMPEVMICVPIDVTGVEKRAVLEATLSAGAKKAYLIEEARAAALGSGIDISAPEGNMIVDIGGGSTDVAVISLGGTVVSKTIRTAGNNFDMDIIKYIKKTHTLLIGDKTAESIKMQIGTAIPLTEEETMTIKGRDLITGLPKSVTVGSEEIREAIMDSLMEIVTCVKDVLEKTPPELAADIIDRGIVMAGGGSLIRNFPELISKHTSLNVRLAEAPLESVVKGAGMALDQISILRKIEKAER; this comes from the coding sequence GTGGGATTCAAATTGAAACTACCTGGATTTAGTAGAAGTATAGGTATAGACTTGGGAACGGCAAATACATTAGTTTATAGTAAAAAACATGGAAAAATAATATTAAATGAACCATCAGTAGTAGCTGTAGAAAGAGAGAGCAGAAAAGTTTTAGCAGTTGGAAACGAAGCTAAAGATATGCTAGGAAAAACACCAGACTCTATAGTTGCAGTTAAACCTTTAAGTGAAGGAGTTATAGCTGATTATGATATAACAGAAGCAATGATAAAATATTTTATAAAAAAAGTATTTGGAAAATATTCTTTATTTATGCCAGAAGTTATGATTTGCGTACCTATAGATGTTACAGGAGTAGAAAAAAGAGCTGTTTTAGAAGCAACTCTTTCTGCAGGAGCTAAAAAAGCTTACTTAATAGAAGAGGCAAGAGCAGCAGCGTTAGGATCAGGAATAGATATATCAGCACCAGAAGGAAATATGATAGTTGATATTGGCGGAGGATCTACAGACGTAGCAGTAATATCATTAGGTGGAACAGTTGTAAGTAAAACAATAAGAACAGCTGGAAACAACTTTGATATGGATATAATTAAATATATAAAGAAGACACATACTCTTTTAATTGGAGATAAGACTGCAGAAAGCATAAAAATGCAAATAGGAACAGCTATTCCTTTAACAGAAGAAGAAACAATGACAATCAAAGGTAGAGATTTAATAACAGGACTTCCAAAATCAGTAACAGTTGGATCAGAAGAAATAAGAGAAGCAATTATGGATTCTTTAATGGAAATAGTAACTTGTGTAAAAGATGTTTTAGAAAAGACTCCACCAGAATTAGCAGCTGATATTATTGATAGAGGAATAGTTATGGCAGGTGGAGGTTCTTTAATTAGAAACTTCCCAGAATTAATATCAAAACATACTTCTTTAAATGTAAGATTAGCAGAGGCTCCATTAGAAAGTGTAGTTAAGGGAGCTGGAATGGCTCTAGATCAAATCTCTATTTTAAGAAAGATTGAAAAGGCCGAGAGATAA
- the cysS gene encoding cysteine--tRNA ligase, producing the protein MLKIYNTLKGELEIFKPLKEGEVSMYVCGPTVYNYIHIGNARPAIFFDTVRRYFEFRGYKVKYVQNFTDVDDKMIKKANEEGVTLQDIAKKYIDAYFEDTSKVNLKEEGMIRPKATEHIGEMIKIIKTLIEKGYAYESQGDVYFDINSYKKEYGELSGQSIDDLKSGARIDVSEIKKDPLDFALWKKAKDGEPYWNSPWGKGRPGWHIECSAMSNKYLGATFDIHGGGQDLIFPHHENEIAQSKCGTGGDFARYWIHNGYINIKGEKMSKSLGNFFLLREVLEQFEGRVVRFFILSSHYRKPIDFSDNELIQSKAGLERIENAVARGKEKLTSKPIEGGVDLTDLKVVLDSSKDKFVKCMDEDFNTAGGIGAVFELVKELNKALEEEKISKAGFEVIEDTVDYIRVVMEEVLGVLLKVEVQVGDMTTELIEFLLELRREARDNKDWAFSDKVRDRLLEMGIKIKDGKEKTTWSI; encoded by the coding sequence ATGTTAAAAATATATAATACTCTTAAAGGTGAACTAGAAATATTTAAACCTCTAAAAGAGGGCGAAGTTTCAATGTATGTATGTGGTCCAACAGTTTATAACTATATTCATATAGGAAATGCAAGACCAGCTATATTTTTTGATACTGTGAGAAGATATTTTGAGTTTAGAGGATATAAAGTAAAATATGTTCAAAACTTTACAGATGTAGATGACAAAATGATAAAAAAAGCTAATGAAGAAGGAGTAACATTACAAGATATAGCAAAAAAATATATAGATGCATATTTTGAAGATACTTCAAAGGTTAACTTAAAAGAAGAAGGAATGATAAGACCTAAAGCTACAGAGCATATAGGCGAAATGATAAAAATAATAAAAACTTTAATAGAAAAAGGATACGCTTATGAATCTCAAGGAGATGTATATTTTGATATAAATAGTTATAAAAAAGAGTATGGAGAGCTTTCAGGACAAAGTATTGACGATTTAAAAAGTGGAGCTAGAATAGATGTTTCAGAAATAAAAAAAGATCCACTAGACTTTGCTCTATGGAAAAAAGCTAAAGATGGAGAACCATATTGGAATTCACCTTGGGGAAAAGGTAGACCTGGATGGCATATTGAGTGTTCTGCAATGTCAAATAAATATTTAGGAGCAACATTTGATATTCACGGAGGAGGTCAAGATTTAATATTCCCGCACCATGAAAATGAAATTGCTCAATCTAAATGTGGAACAGGAGGAGATTTCGCTAGATATTGGATTCATAATGGATATATTAATATAAAAGGTGAAAAGATGTCAAAATCTTTAGGAAATTTCTTCTTATTAAGAGAGGTTTTAGAACAATTTGAAGGAAGAGTTGTAAGATTCTTTATACTAAGTTCTCACTATAGAAAACCAATTGATTTTTCAGACAATGAGTTAATTCAAAGTAAAGCTGGTTTAGAAAGAATAGAAAATGCAGTGGCAAGAGGTAAAGAAAAGTTAACATCAAAACCAATTGAAGGTGGAGTAGATTTAACAGATTTAAAAGTTGTATTAGATAGTTCAAAAGACAAATTTGTAAAATGTATGGATGAAGATTTCAATACTGCAGGAGGAATAGGAGCAGTATTCGAACTTGTAAAAGAATTGAATAAGGCTTTAGAAGAAGAAAAAATTTCAAAAGCAGGATTTGAAGTTATAGAAGATACAGTTGATTATATTAGAGTTGTTATGGAAGAAGTGTTAGGAGTTTTACTAAAAGTGGAAGTTCAAGTTGGAGATATGACAACTGAGCTAATAGAGTTTTTACTTGAATTAAGAAGAGAAGCTAGAGATAATAAAGACTGGGCTTTTTCTGATAAAGTAAGAGATAGACTGTTAGAGATGGGAATTAAAATAAAGGATGGAAAGGAAAAAACAACATGGTCAATTTAA
- the ispD gene encoding 2-C-methyl-D-erythritol 4-phosphate cytidylyltransferase, which yields MYSGNSKITLIVAAAGVGKRMNLGYPKQFLEINGKPLFLNVLETAEKSRYIEEVIVVTGNESVEFVKELCKINNLLKVSKVVKGGEERQYSIENALEYCEDNSIIGVQDGVRPFLKEKYFSEALNILDENIYIDGVVVGVPLKDTIKRINSMGEVIETPKRDEFIAVHTPQIFRGKILKEAYKKARLEKFLGTDDSSLVERIGGRVKVIIGDYDNIKVTTIEDLKFL from the coding sequence ATGTACAGTGGTAACTCTAAAATAACTCTTATTGTAGCAGCTGCAGGTGTTGGAAAAAGAATGAATTTAGGATATCCAAAACAATTTTTAGAAATAAATGGGAAACCACTATTTCTAAATGTTTTGGAAACAGCTGAAAAAAGCAGATATATAGAAGAGGTAATTGTAGTTACTGGAAATGAATCTGTAGAATTTGTAAAAGAATTATGTAAAATAAATAATTTATTAAAAGTCTCAAAAGTTGTAAAAGGTGGAGAAGAAAGACAGTACTCTATAGAAAATGCGTTGGAATATTGTGAAGATAATAGTATAATAGGAGTACAGGACGGTGTAAGGCCGTTTTTAAAAGAAAAATATTTTTCAGAAGCCTTAAATATATTAGATGAAAATATTTACATAGATGGAGTGGTAGTAGGAGTTCCTTTGAAAGATACAATAAAGAGAATTAATTCAATGGGTGAAGTTATAGAAACGCCAAAAAGAGATGAGTTTATAGCAGTTCACACGCCACAAATATTTAGAGGGAAAATTTTAAAAGAAGCTTATAAAAAGGCTCGGTTAGAAAAATTTTTAGGAACAGATGATTCATCTTTAGTAGAAAGAATAGGTGGAAGAGTAAAAGTTATAATAGGTGACTACGATAATATAAAAGTTACGACAATTGAAGATTTAAAATTTCTTTAA